A DNA window from Primulina eburnea isolate SZY01 unplaced genomic scaffold, ASM2296580v1 ctg318, whole genome shotgun sequence contains the following coding sequences:
- the LOC140820946 gene encoding DELLA protein GAI1-like, with translation MKRDQLNQENNHSSSCNSSRKAKMWCSETDEQQSDTGVDELFAVLGYSVKPSDMASVVQKIEQLEEVMGTIPQEDGQLSQLASETVHYNPSDMSSWLESMISGLNPLPEFESSSSTVVQDPFLHSAQMVVDSDFGSDLIAIPGKAVYPRVEPPPPPESPPQKKMKTASCSGNPAAVSWGLTSESTRQVVLVDSQENGIRLVHTLMACAEAVQKENLKFAEALVQNIGFLAVSQAGAMRKVATYFAEALARRIYKLYPTNPQDSAFTDLLQMHFYETCPYLKFAHFTANQAILEAFAGKNRVHVIDFSMKQGMQWPALLQALAWRPGGPPAFRLTGIGPPSYDNTDNLQEVGWKLAQLADTINVEFEYKGFVASSLADLDSAMFDIREGETVAVNSIFELHQLLARPGAIEKVLKVVKEMKPEILTIVEQEANHNGPVFLDRFNESLHYYSTLFDSLESCSTDGVVSEQDKVMSEVYLGRQICDVVACEGMDRVERHETLDQWRNRLGTMGYSPVHLGSNAYKQASMLLALFAGGDGYRVDENNGCLMLGWHTRPLIATSAWKPS, from the coding sequence ATGAAGAGGGACCAGttaaatcaagaaaataatcaCTCCAGCAGCTGCAATTCCTCCAGAAAGGCTAAGATGTGGTGTTCCGAGACCGATGAGCAACAGAGCGATACCGGGGTCGATGAGCTGTTTGCTGTTTTAGGCTACAGCGTGAAACCCTCGGACATGGCATCAGTGGTGCAAAAGATCGAGCAGTTGGAGGAGGTGATGGGGACCATTCCGCAAGAAGACGGCCAGCTCTCTCAGCTCGCCTCCGAGACCGTTCACTACAATCCCTCGGATATGTCCTCGTGGCTGGAATCCATGATTTCCGGTCTGAACCCGTTGCCAGAGTTCGAATCTTCCTCCTCCACTGTGGTCCAGGATCCATTTCTGCACTCAGCACAGATGGTGGTTGACTCCGACTTCGGGTCGGATCTCATCGCCATACCCGGAAAAGCCGTGTACCCCCGAGTCGAACCGCCACCTCCCCCAGAGTCCCCGCCGCAGAAGAAGATGAAAACGGCATCGTGTTCGGGAAACCCAGCCGCCGTTTCTTGGGGTTTGACCAGTGAGTCGACTCGTCAGGTGGTCCTGGTCGACTCGCAGGAGAACGGCATACGACTCGTCCACACTTTAATGGCCTGTGCGGAAGCTGTTCAGAAGGAGAACCTGAAATTCGCGGAGGCTTTGGTTCAAAACATCGGGTTTTTAGCAGTTTCCCAAGCCGGCGCCATGAGAAAAGTCGCCACTTATTTTGCCGAAGCATTAGCGAGAAGAATATATAAACTTTATCCAACAAATCCGCAGGACTCTGCCTTCACAGATTTGCTACAAATGCACTTCTACGAGACTTGCCCGTATCTTAAATTCGCTCATTTTACAGCAAACCAGGCTATTCTTGAAGCATTCGCTGGTAAGAACAGAGTTCACGTGATAGATTTTAGTATGAAACAGGGAATGCAATGGCCAGCCTTGTTACAAGCCTTGGCGTGGAGGCCGGGTGGCCCGCCAGCGTTTCGGCTAACTGGGATCGGCCCACCTTCGTATGATAACACTGATAATTTGCAGGAAGTGGGATGGAAATTAGCTCAGTTAGCGGACACGATTAATGTGGAGTTTGAGTACAAAGGTTTTGTGGCTAGCTCTTTGGCAGATCTGGATTCGGCCATGTTCGATATCCGCGAAGGCGAAACGGTGGCCGTGAATTCGATCTTCGAGTTGCATCAGTTGCTAGCAAGGCCAGGGGCGATTGAGAAGGTATTGAAAGTAGTCAAGGAAATGAAGCCTGAAATCTTAACTATAGTGGAGCAAGAGGCGAATCACAACGGGCCGGTTTTCTTGGATCGGTTCAACGAGTCATTGCATTATTACTCGACCCTGTTCGATTCTCTGGAGAGTTGCAGCACCGATGGAGTGGTGAGTGAGCAAGATAAAGTTATGAGTGAGGTGTACTTAGGGAGACAGATATGCGATGTTGTGGCTTGTGAGGGTATGGACCGGGTCGAGAGGCACGAGACATTGGATCAGTGGAGGAATAGGCTCGGTACGATGGGCTATAGCCCGGTCCATCTGGGTTCGAATGCGTACAAACAGGCTAGCATGTTGTTGGCTCTGTTTGCTGGTGGGGATGGGTATAGAGTGGACGAAAATAATGGGTGCTTGATGTTGGGGTGGCACACTAGGCCATTGATTGCTACCTCAGCTTGGAAACCTAGTTAA